Sequence from the Rutidosis leptorrhynchoides isolate AG116_Rl617_1_P2 chromosome 3, CSIRO_AGI_Rlap_v1, whole genome shotgun sequence genome:
ACCACCATCACAACCATAAAAACTCAGAAAATGATATTCCTCTCTGAAAAACCCAATGTTATGAACCTCTCAagaatcatggcaaaggtcttgcgaAAAGTTCCCGGCAAAAAGTTTCTTGAGATTTATGTATAAAAAAAATGTGTACTgttcaaagttctgaaaaaaggagtagAACTTATAAGTCAAAAATGGAGAAACGCCGAAGAAAGAACTCGACCGAAAGAATGCCTGTGAGAACCATTCTGAAGAAAAAGTTCAAAGAACTCCGAAGTGCGCCTCAAAAATATTAATACTCCTACCTACCTTTTCCTTTCAAAAATCgaataaagtctttaaaaagactattTTACCCTTGAAAAACACCTcagaaaacaacttcaccaccactccaaaattccttttccacCCTTCCATTTTCATTGACAAACGACCTAGAAGATATGGCTATTTCCGCCTTCACATTAGtaacaaggatttgagtctttatcaagcctatgacgatgggtgcaacatgaatggctatgagcgaattcatttcttagatctatagggaaccctaaacacttgtgtgatttgagtgacccgtgtgagctagccaaagtcatgtaacctccccgcatgcttgcagagatagtttcaaaacCAACATAAAGGACTCACCTTATTTTCGCTCTTATAAATAAAAAGCAAACCTCTTAGGCAACTAGAACAGAAACCTCAAAAGAGTTTTTGAAGataaaaacgagaagtttgcttgaggacaagcaaactctaagtgtgggatatttgatatcggctaaaaagtcacgtttttactccGATATTTagtcccaaaaataataaagtttcgAACTTTGTCAGCAGAATAATCAttttttcagttgattttgtaggtGGAActgttacgaagacgatgcaaaaagaatcaagtaaaacggagctaaaacgaagtttctagagcgaaaacggtgaacgaCAAGTTACGATCTCGGAAAAGAAGTTACGATCCAGCGAACATCACGCGAATGGCTAGCCAGTCCAGCTTGCCCAGCCCACTGAACGGCTTGCCACCCGGTCCAAGAACGAGGGTGGGCACCGCCTAAGCACACCGGGTCAACCACCAAACGGCTGCCCCGAACGCCTGCCCCGAAGGGCTGCCCCGAATGGCTGAGCCGAACGGGTTGCCACCCGTTTCCGTGCGTTTTTGTGCCTATTTAAAGGGCCATTTTTCATTCTATTttccacacacttcaattcactactTTCTCTATCtagagtcatactttcaaggccttctcctCTCCGAGCGGGaagttaagtacccggaggcgaacgccgaagatccaATTAGGAAGCGGTCTGGAgtctgaagttgtcacttttgtattttcgGAACTCGATTAGTAtattggtacttctatcctttatctttatataatgtctttcattattatgatttatgatattattaccatgcttagcgagtagttatatttagtgtatgttatgatgtagttagttacgatgccgaaataatattatgatcTGTGTATGctgtcgagatgctttccgataATGTTTTAAACTTAATCGCTTttacaactaatagaacgtagttattggctctgttattgggaagtcacaaacctcgattcagagtacactatctgtgtcaaggtgtcaccccttggtaatagAATTATGTCGGATACAACGCAAGCTTGAccaaggcacaccggttgtagtaggtCCACTTAAGCCTTGGATTCCGACAGAGGaccctttcgtagtgaaacatctgactaggctcccagtacattgtcggtcccagaccatgctagtgaacTTGAAATAACAAGCTATAGATGAACTTGAAATAACAATTTTTACACTCAACGGTCAAAAGGTCAATTGATTCTTGAAGATGGCTTTTCTTTCAAGCTAGGATATACATCCTGATCACACCTAGAATATGCATTATTCCATGATTGTTGGTGTGAAACTGTTGGAATAATGACTGCCATTAGGAGATAAAGGCTTATCTTAAGCACAAATGAGGCAGACTGCTACTATTGAAATCTTCATGGAGTGATACCCTTCAAAGGAACTTTGGTAGTGTACTAAAGCATCACATCCAAGGAATTAGATTTCAATCTAGGTATACACTTTTTATCTAGGAACAATTTTGTGTAAACCCATGTTGACCCATACAATAACTTACCTGTTTGCAACCTTACTCAACCCCgctcatttaaaaaaaaaagaagaaggtaAAACCGACCATCTGGCAGCCCCACACCATTCGGTCTCACGGTCAACATGTGGGAGGAAAATCGTGTAACACATGCTTAAAGGAACATGGGGCTGGGATTGAACCCATGACCATCAATTTATGCTACATGTCCCCCAATCACTAGGTTACCAAGGCGAGGACAACCCGCCCATGTTATACATACTTATGCATAGTTAGGATGTGTGTATAGTTCAAACACCCACAACTACAAATAATCATTTTTGACAATTTAAAATTAGAATTGGACATCATTAGGAAACTCTTATTCATTAGATAGTTCAAAAAAAATTACACTCCATAAATAATCAAGAttcattttttttttgaacagcgattgagatcacccgagggggactttaaccacccgttgcgatcatctcccgtttcgactatgccgatgcagcgataaaccccgcccccatcgctgcccgggaggaaatcttgaaaccgatccaagggcacggccaagtaaaacccccctcccctttacccccaaacgatatgggaaaggtgccatgggtggatacttcatggtaaGGATGAATTTGTGTTTTTATTATGTAGCCAACggaggtcgaactcctgacctcccctaaaggaggcagaccaccaaccgctggaccacatcacaatttcaataatcaagatTCATAAGTTCTTGATATTTTGCAGCTTCAGTATATTGGGATGTCTAAAATAGCAATCTTGATTTTGTAAATCAATAAAACCTGACGCAATCGAAATCTTGAACCGAAGACGCTCAACATGCTCCATCATTGCACTTATGTTTCCTTTGATTCATCTGAATTAATACATAATGGAGACGATAGCCAATTATATGAGAATAAACTTAGAACAATTAGAGAGAAAACATACAGAAGACATATAGTTAACCTTCTTAACGTAAGTACATAGAATGTATGTCTAATAGAATAGCTTATGAAGAAAAAGGTCTTCAAATAGCAGACTTAGAGCGGTGGGAGTGGAGCTCGTCTCCTACCCCGTCCCTCACCTCGTTCCCAGTCTCCCCACTCCCCATCCTCGTTGCGATGTCCAGTCGGGGTCAAGTCAGTCGCAGGGGCGACGCGTTTGGGTTCgtgatattaaaaaaaataataataaaaaaaaaaatacatataacggctaTATAGTGTACCGTtgggtttttttgttttttttcttctttttaaatGCTATATATACACAACACAtatacaaacacaaacacaaacacatatCATTTTACATCCATTTTACTCAACATATACTCCCACAATCAAATCCAAATTCTATCATCAAAATAAAAATATTTCTTTAAAAATGAGTAGTTCCGACGAAGAAAGTTTGGTTAACGCAATGAAAAGTATATTTGCTTATCAAAATAACATGGTAATACGTAGAGAGGTCGAGGAACAAAATGAGGCTCAAAGCTCAAGACGAAAACGTCGCTACTTTCGTCGTGATCGTGTAGAAGCGCACAATCGTTTGATGAACGATTATTTTATTCAAGATCCGAAGTATCCCCCTGAATATTTCAAACGACGTTATCGAATGTCACAAAGTCTTCTTGAAAAAATAATTGAAGGTATACTTTCTTACTCTACTCGTCCCGGTGCACCAAAGTGGTTTACTTATTTTCAACAACGTCCCGATGCACGTGGTGTTCTCGAAGTATCTACTATTTTAAAAGTCACTACTGCCATTCGTCAACTAGCATACGGGGATTCACCGGATCAATTTGACGAATATTTACAAATTTCAGAGAGAACATCACGTGAGTCTTTGCAAAATTTTACAATATGTATTATAGACTTGTATGGTAATGTATACATGAGAGAACCGACCGAGGACGATATACGTCGGTTGTATCAGAAACATGAAAAACTTCACGGCTTTCCTGGAATGCTTGGAAgcattgattgtatgcattgggcttgGGAAAAATGTCCAAATGCATGAAAATGGCATTTCACCCGAGGCGATCACAGTTACCCGTCAATCATGTTGGAAGCCGTTGCATCGTATGACAATTGGATTTGGCATGCATACTTTGGAATGGCCGGTTCGAACAATGACTTGAATGTCCTTAATGCATCTCCATTGTTTGATAGTTTACTAACTGACACGGCTCCTCAAGTTCCATACGAGATTGGGGACGTTGATTTCGATCGAGGCTACTATCTTGTCGATGGGATTTACCCTTCGTGGGCTTCTTTAGTTAAGGGATTCTCAAGTGTTGTTGACGAAAAAAGGAAATACTTTACAAAGAAACAATCTGCAGCTTGTAAAGATGTTGAGAGGACATTTGAAATTTTGCAAGGCCGTTGGGGTATTTTAAGACAACCTTCTAGGGCATATAGCGTAAACAAAATCAAAAGAATCATGTATGGTTGCATCATATTGCACAACATGATAATTGAAGACAATGGTTTTAACATCGCTGAAAATAAATCTTACTACTTGCCTGTCAACAACCTACAAGGATCAACTTGGTAAGAAAGGTGTGATGTATATGCCGAGAAGACAAAAGAGTTGCGTGACAAAGACGAGCATGAGTATCTTCGATATACTCTAGTTTCGCATC
This genomic interval carries:
- the LOC139900556 gene encoding uncharacterized protein, which codes for MLEAVASYDNWIWHAYFGMAGSNNDLNVLNASPLFDSLLTDTAPQVPYEIGDVDFDRGYYLVDGIYPSWASLVKGFSSVVDEKRKYFTKKQSAACKDVERTFEILQGRWGILRQPSRAYSVNKIKRIMYGCIILHNMIIEDNGFNIAENKSYYLPVNNLQGSTW
- the LOC139900554 gene encoding uncharacterized protein, which codes for MSSSDEESLVNAMKSIFAYQNNMVIRREVEEQNEAQSSRRKRRYFRRDRVEAHNRLMNDYFIQDPKYPPEYFKRRYRMSQSLLEKIIEGILSYSTRPGAPKWFTYFQQRPDARGVLEVSTILKVTTAIRQLAYGDSPDQFDEYLQISERTSRESLQNFTICIIDLYGNVYMREPTEDDIRRLYQKHEKLHGFPGMLGSIDCMHWAWEKCPNA